From the genome of Danio aesculapii chromosome 16, fDanAes4.1, whole genome shotgun sequence, one region includes:
- the she gene encoding SH2 domain-containing adapter protein E — MAKWFKDFPTSLKTGSDRIRSASESGTQSRPKPVLTVGTGSKGSLRKNSGAENGGGGGGVGSLLHGRNRKNSAIELGRNHSSTGSMKDGKIWEILIPGKSKKNTKMEGFEDHRTLRTTSLADEYMSRMIKVNDPKSSPGGSSPDSERAKSPIRTEPIIVEDYADPFDAEKTREQKEAEREGENDGYMEPYDAQLIITEIRRRGSKDLLKVCVVLNGGEGEGSGPPQIYDVPYEEVLEGIPLTRPESDSRPPAEYELPWEWKKEQIVRALSAQFDGAERRNQEESGSPTVKQQTLRHKSWTPKSLRPNPPSPTSPSSPSTTPDSETPIVDPTMPLEKQSWYHGSVSRQEAEAQLQHCREASFLVRDSESATSKYSIALKTSQGCVHIIVAQTKECGYTLEKSSCVFPSIPEVVHHYCTQRLPFTGAEHMTLQHPVPRTH, encoded by the exons ATGGCGAAGTGGTTTAAAGATTTTCCTACTAGTTTGAAGACTGGATCCGACAGGATCCGTTCAGCTTCAGAATCGGGAACTCAGTCCCGTCCCAAACCGGTTCTGACAGTCGGTACTGGTTCTAAGGGGAGCCTGCGTAAAAATTCTGGAGCGGAAAACGGTGGCGGTGGTGGCGGTGTGGGCTCGCTGCTCCACGGCAGAAATCGTAAAAATTCTGCCATCGAGCTAGGACGGAACCACTCCAGCACCGGCTCAATGAAAGACGGGAAAATATGGGAAATTCTGATCCCGGGAAAAAGTAAGAAGAACACCAAGATGGAAGGGTTTGAAGACCATCGCACCCTACGGACCACCAGCCTGGCTGATGAGTACATGAGCAGAATGATCAAGGTTAATGATCCAAAATCCAGCCCAGGAGGATCTTCTCCAGACAGCGAGAGGGCCAAATCACCAATCAGAACAGAACCG ATCATCGTAGAGGATTATGCTGACCCATTTGATGCCGAGAAGACAAGAGAACAGAAAGAAGCTGAAAGAGAAGGAGAGAACGATGGCTACATGGAGCCTTATGATGCCCAGCTCATTATTACAG AGATTCGCAGACGAGGCTCGAAGGATCTTCTAAAAGTGTGTGTAGTGTTGAACGGAGGTGAGGGTGAGGGGTCTGGACCCCCTCAGATCTATGATGTCCCATATGAGGAGGTTCTCGAGGGAATTCCATTGACCCGACCTGAGTCCGACTCCAGACCGCCGGCAGAGTATGAGCTGCCCTGGGAGTGGAAGAAAGAGCAGATTGTTAGAGCGCTGTCAG CTCAGTTTGATGGAGCAGAGCGAAGAAATCAAGAAGAATCAGGTTCTCCTACTGTAAAACAGCAGACTCTGAGACATAAGAGTTGGACGCCCAAATCTCTACGACCAAATCCCCCCTCCCCAACTTCCCCATCTTCCCCCAGCACCACCCCAGACAGTGAGACACCAATTGTTGATCCCACCATGCCCTTGGAGAAAcagag ctGGTATCATGGCAGTGTGAGTCGTCAGGAGGCGGAGGCTCAGCTCCAGCATTGTAGGGAGGCCAGTTTCCTGGTGCGAGACAGTGAATCGGCCACCAGCAAGTACTCCATTGCCCTAAA GACAAGTCAAGGATGTGTGCACATCATCGTAGCGCAGACTAAAGAGTGTGGCTACACACTGGAAAAGAGCAGCTGTGTGTTTCCAAGCATCCCAGAAGTGGTGCACCACTACTGTACCCAGCGCCTCCCTTTCACAGGGGCTGAACACATGACCCTGCAGCACCCCGTGCCACGCACACACTGa